In one Leptospiraceae bacterium genomic region, the following are encoded:
- a CDS encoding 2-oxoacid:acceptor oxidoreductase family protein, producing MDGNTAAIMCERESSDAAGAYPITPSTQMGEYWAYESANGHLNISGKPLIFIEPEGEHAAAAVTAGLSMTGLRSTNFSSGQGIAYMHESLYAAVGKRLTYVLNMGCRAMTKATLNVHAGHDDYHAIDDTGFFQVFAKNVQQVADLNIIAHKIAELALTPGIVAQDGFLTTHLIESLRLPERELIAEFLGRPDDLIETPTLAQELIYGKTRRRIPELWDVDNPVMAGVVQNQDSYMQSVASQRPFFFDHIEELTLKAMEEFYQLTGRMYGLIETYRAEDADILFVGQGSVIPNAEAVSDYLRNSRGLKVGVVNLTMFRPFPGSYISKVLKNKKKVIVLERTDQPLAEDLPLMREIRSALNKAYENGRAEGEKPYPKYDTYNQLNDSPELYSASYGLGSRDTQPEALIGAVENVLPGGKNKKMFYLSIDFVREKSITKNQEDYQKELLSKYPNLKDLAIRGTENPDLMPEGAITVRIHSIGGWGAMATGKNLTMTLSDILGYYIKSNPKYGSEKKGQPTTYYLAVAPEPIRVNCEFFYVDAVLSPDPNVFKHSNPLAGLKKGGTFIIQSDLKDPEKVWNTIPHKYQKIIIDNKIKIYFIDAFKIAREEATDAELQFRMQGMAFQGSFFAVEEKLKGTLSESELFTKIREQIESKFGSKGKRVIEDNLRVVLRGYEETKSITELILKPEEPKTLLKVQGMPTLLEKMPVNSNLKTDIHRFWQQTGYFYLNGLGNDVIADPFIGMSLIPAATGIFRDMTNIRFEHPQWIAEKCTGCGSCWTMCPDSAIPGLVSEIKQVFGTVVKRLKKQGKSVQYISPVLPALEKNVRNKIDTGDVSYSFLDHLKFAIKEITKSPGLQPEEKRDMEAEFQNFWSEIKNVQFSITRPFYNRMEKAEKGSGGLLTININPYTCKGCMECVDVCNDKALVPQTQTEESVRILQQNWEFWQDLPDTNSRYIRIDDLEEGIGALETLLLNKNNYLSIVSGDGACLGCAEKTVLHLFTATVTALMQKRVVEHLEKVNLLTLKLEEKIKSSLTPELKDTGILEKILNSPGHTAWTRSEISAELEEQKVAIDSEKLKVLAHLVNELKQIQWRYATGTSGKGRSSMGMINATGCSSVWGSTYPINPYPFPWTNHLFQDSPSIAMGIFEGHMRKMAEQFKIIRQAEMELGLRPEEDLKYFNWQKFTDDEFHLCPPVIAVGGDGAMYDIGFQNLSRLMMSGKPIKVVILDTQVYSNTGGQACTSGFPGQISDMAAYGKKNHGKEEIRKEIGFIALAHRTSYVLQSSVANPTHLIEGFIEGIRSKRPAIFNVFCSCPAEHGVADDVTFDQARLALESRAYPVFRYNPDRGANIQDCFDIEGNPEPDKLWPEYELRYRDERGVEKNMKIEMTFADYAATEGRFRNHFRHAPHETWDDDKMIPLTEFIDLNEEEKKDKYPYIWAIDAKKGLDRLLVSSEIVAATMDRVNFWKTITFLAGAEQEKVSENDIRKQVQSEMVDKFTQSLLQLASGQVA from the coding sequence ATGGATGGAAACACAGCTGCCATCATGTGTGAGAGGGAGTCATCGGATGCTGCCGGAGCCTACCCCATCACACCTTCAACCCAGATGGGAGAATACTGGGCCTATGAATCTGCTAATGGACATCTGAATATCTCCGGGAAGCCCTTGATTTTTATTGAGCCGGAAGGAGAACATGCAGCAGCGGCAGTAACCGCAGGTTTATCCATGACGGGTTTACGCTCAACGAATTTCTCTTCCGGTCAGGGGATAGCCTACATGCACGAATCGTTATATGCAGCCGTAGGTAAAAGGCTTACCTATGTTTTAAATATGGGTTGTAGGGCTATGACCAAAGCTACCTTAAACGTACATGCCGGGCATGACGACTATCACGCAATCGATGATACCGGTTTTTTCCAGGTTTTCGCAAAGAACGTCCAGCAGGTAGCCGACTTAAATATTATTGCTCATAAAATTGCAGAACTGGCACTAACACCGGGCATAGTGGCCCAGGATGGTTTTTTAACCACCCACCTTATCGAGTCCTTACGACTCCCGGAAAGAGAATTAATCGCGGAATTTTTAGGAAGACCGGATGATTTGATTGAAACTCCTACACTAGCCCAGGAGCTTATCTACGGTAAAACGAGGAGACGTATTCCTGAACTCTGGGATGTAGACAACCCGGTGATGGCAGGTGTCGTACAGAATCAGGACTCCTATATGCAAAGTGTAGCCTCTCAGCGTCCTTTCTTTTTTGATCATATAGAAGAATTAACCCTGAAAGCCATGGAGGAATTTTACCAGCTTACAGGTAGAATGTATGGACTCATCGAAACCTATAGGGCCGAGGATGCAGATATTCTTTTTGTAGGGCAGGGAAGCGTAATCCCGAATGCTGAGGCTGTAAGTGATTATTTAAGAAATAGCCGGGGACTTAAAGTTGGGGTTGTCAATCTTACCATGTTCCGTCCTTTCCCCGGAAGCTATATAAGTAAAGTCTTAAAGAATAAGAAAAAAGTGATAGTTCTTGAAAGAACAGATCAGCCCCTGGCAGAAGATCTGCCTTTAATGAGAGAAATTCGTTCAGCTTTGAATAAGGCTTATGAAAATGGAAGAGCAGAAGGAGAAAAGCCCTATCCGAAATACGATACTTACAATCAGTTAAACGATTCACCGGAACTCTATTCAGCTTCTTACGGACTGGGAAGTAGAGATACACAACCTGAAGCACTTATCGGTGCTGTAGAAAATGTCTTACCCGGTGGTAAAAACAAAAAGATGTTTTATCTTTCCATAGATTTTGTTCGGGAAAAATCTATAACCAAAAACCAGGAAGATTATCAAAAAGAACTCCTCTCTAAATATCCGAACCTGAAAGATCTAGCCATTCGAGGTACTGAAAACCCTGATTTAATGCCGGAGGGAGCTATCACAGTAAGAATTCATTCCATTGGCGGCTGGGGTGCTATGGCTACGGGAAAAAATTTAACCATGACCCTTTCTGATATCCTCGGTTATTACATTAAATCCAATCCGAAATACGGTTCAGAAAAAAAAGGACAACCCACCACGTATTATCTCGCTGTGGCGCCCGAACCTATCCGGGTAAACTGTGAATTTTTCTATGTTGACGCGGTATTGTCACCGGACCCGAATGTCTTCAAACATTCCAATCCCCTCGCCGGTTTAAAAAAAGGGGGAACCTTTATCATACAGAGCGATTTAAAAGATCCGGAAAAAGTATGGAATACGATTCCGCACAAATATCAAAAAATTATAATTGATAACAAAATCAAGATATACTTCATCGATGCCTTTAAAATCGCCAGAGAGGAAGCTACTGATGCAGAACTTCAATTCAGAATGCAGGGAATGGCTTTCCAGGGAAGTTTTTTTGCCGTAGAAGAAAAGCTAAAAGGAACGTTAAGCGAATCGGAACTTTTTACAAAGATCCGGGAGCAGATAGAATCAAAATTTGGCTCAAAAGGTAAAAGGGTTATTGAAGATAACCTGAGAGTTGTACTGCGTGGTTATGAAGAAACAAAGAGCATTACAGAACTCATCCTGAAGCCCGAAGAACCCAAAACTCTTTTAAAAGTACAGGGCATGCCGACTCTTTTAGAAAAAATGCCTGTTAACTCCAATCTCAAAACAGACATACATAGATTCTGGCAGCAAACCGGTTATTTTTATTTAAACGGACTTGGCAATGATGTAATTGCAGATCCTTTTATTGGCATGAGTCTGATTCCGGCTGCTACAGGAATTTTTAGAGACATGACAAACATTCGTTTTGAGCATCCTCAGTGGATTGCAGAAAAATGTACCGGCTGTGGTAGTTGCTGGACGATGTGTCCTGACTCTGCAATTCCCGGTCTTGTCAGCGAAATAAAACAGGTCTTTGGAACTGTTGTTAAGCGTCTTAAGAAGCAGGGTAAATCTGTGCAGTATATCAGTCCTGTTTTACCGGCCCTGGAAAAAAATGTTCGTAATAAAATCGATACCGGTGATGTAAGCTACTCCTTTCTGGATCATTTGAAATTTGCAATAAAAGAAATTACTAAATCACCAGGGCTTCAACCGGAAGAAAAAAGAGACATGGAAGCCGAGTTTCAAAATTTCTGGTCAGAAATTAAGAATGTACAATTCTCTATTACCCGTCCTTTTTACAACCGCATGGAAAAAGCGGAAAAGGGTTCAGGAGGTTTACTGACCATTAATATAAACCCCTATACCTGCAAGGGTTGCATGGAATGTGTGGATGTTTGTAATGATAAGGCACTTGTTCCTCAGACACAAACCGAAGAATCGGTAAGGATTCTACAACAAAACTGGGAATTCTGGCAGGATTTACCCGATACAAATTCCAGGTATATCCGTATTGATGACCTCGAAGAAGGTATCGGAGCTCTTGAAACTTTACTTCTGAATAAGAATAACTATCTCTCTATTGTGAGCGGGGACGGAGCCTGTCTGGGTTGTGCGGAAAAAACAGTTCTGCATTTGTTTACGGCAACAGTAACGGCCCTGATGCAAAAGCGCGTAGTAGAGCACCTCGAGAAAGTAAACCTCCTGACTCTCAAGTTAGAAGAAAAAATCAAATCCAGCCTCACTCCGGAGCTAAAAGATACGGGGATTTTAGAGAAAATTTTAAATAGCCCTGGCCATACCGCCTGGACTCGTTCCGAAATTTCTGCCGAATTAGAAGAACAAAAGGTGGCTATAGATTCTGAAAAATTAAAAGTCCTTGCCCATCTGGTAAATGAATTAAAGCAAATTCAATGGCGTTACGCCACAGGCACGAGCGGCAAGGGTCGTTCTTCCATGGGTATGATCAATGCAACAGGCTGCTCTTCGGTCTGGGGTTCCACCTATCCGATTAACCCTTACCCATTTCCCTGGACCAATCATCTGTTTCAGGATAGTCCTTCTATTGCTATGGGAATTTTTGAAGGTCATATGAGAAAAATGGCCGAGCAATTTAAAATCATCCGTCAGGCAGAAATGGAACTCGGTCTTCGTCCCGAGGAAGATTTGAAATACTTTAACTGGCAAAAGTTCACCGATGATGAATTCCATCTCTGTCCACCGGTTATCGCTGTAGGTGGAGATGGTGCCATGTATGACATCGGTTTCCAGAACCTATCCCGTTTAATGATGAGCGGAAAACCCATTAAGGTCGTAATTTTAGATACCCAGGTTTATTCGAATACAGGAGGCCAGGCCTGTACTTCCGGTTTCCCGGGTCAGATAAGCGATATGGCGGCTTATGGCAAGAAAAATCACGGAAAAGAAGAAATCCGGAAAGAAATTGGTTTCATCGCCCTTGCTCATAGAACCTCTTATGTCCTGCAAAGTAGTGTTGCCAATCCTACTCACCTGATAGAAGGTTTTATTGAAGGAATTCGCTCCAAAAGACCGGCTATTTTCAATGTATTCTGTAGCTGTCCGGCAGAACACGGAGTCGCAGATGATGTGACTTTTGATCAGGCCCGTCTGGCTCTTGAATCCCGTGCTTACCCGGTTTTCCGTTATAACCCGGACCGGGGAGCAAACATTCAGGACTGCTTTGATATTGAAGGAAATCCGGAACCTGACAAGCTCTGGCCCGAATATGAATTACGTTACCGGGATGAAAGAGGAGTCGAAAAAAATATGAAAATTGAAATGACTTTTGCTGACTATGCAGCAACTGAAGGTCGTTTCCGGAATCACTTTCGGCATGCTCCACACGAAACCTGGGATGATGACAAAATGATTCCTCTTACAGAATTCATAGACTTGAACGAAGAAGAGAAAAAAGATAAATATCCTTATATCTGGGCCATTGATGCCAAAAAAGGTTTAGATAGGCTACTCGTTTCTTCTGAAATCGTAGCCGCTACAATGGACAGGGTAAACTTCTGGAAAACCATTACTTTTCTCGCCGGTGCTGAACAAGAAAAAGTTAGCGAAAATGATATTCGTAAGCAGGTGCAATCTGAAATGGTAGATAAATTCACCCAATCACTACTGCAATTGGCTTCGGGTCAGGTTGCATAA